The Litchfieldia alkalitelluris genome has a window encoding:
- a CDS encoding competence protein CoiA, which translates to MLVALREKGGYISLLDLRDKEELRQLRRNEIFLCPVCKVKLMLKIGDKKAVHFSHQKEMKCHVQTEAESVNHLQGKQQLFHWIINQYPQAQLEPYIGEILQRPDISFYVEKKLFVIEYQCSRISEELFRKRTLSYLKLNIEPLWIIDSSWIKQVSVHKFTLSPFLWQFATSHEALPIKLIFYSPEDQTFKILTSIIPYSESIIYGSVSNFHSSEISLTQLISSPITNYQFRNYKKDWLFQKINFRMHFSIHPPRKYNQLLNKLYSLYIPPGHIPAETGLPCTKMYWIQTNSVIWQLWILLDSIHLIKIGENITYKSVYSNFMKRVDEGHINLRVLPLVRSQSHVSHAIMEYLQTLQYLGILKRTSTTSFKKISQILIPNNHETASNLDLKVIEIIAKMIK; encoded by the coding sequence TTGTTAGTTGCATTAAGAGAAAAGGGTGGATACATTTCATTATTGGACTTACGGGATAAGGAAGAGCTTAGACAGTTAAGAAGGAATGAAATCTTTCTCTGCCCAGTATGTAAGGTTAAATTGATGTTGAAAATTGGCGATAAAAAAGCTGTACACTTCTCACACCAAAAAGAGATGAAGTGCCATGTTCAAACAGAAGCAGAGTCAGTCAATCACCTACAAGGTAAACAGCAATTGTTTCATTGGATCATAAACCAATATCCCCAAGCTCAATTAGAACCATATATAGGAGAAATTTTACAAAGACCGGATATTTCCTTTTACGTAGAAAAGAAATTATTTGTCATTGAATATCAATGTTCGAGGATTTCGGAGGAATTGTTTCGGAAAAGAACATTATCATACCTTAAATTAAACATTGAACCGCTTTGGATTATCGATTCTAGTTGGATCAAACAAGTCTCAGTACACAAATTTACTTTGTCCCCTTTTCTATGGCAATTTGCAACAAGCCATGAAGCATTACCAATAAAGTTGATCTTTTATTCTCCAGAGGACCAAACCTTCAAGATATTAACCTCGATTATCCCTTATTCAGAATCGATTATTTATGGCTCAGTCAGTAACTTCCATTCATCGGAAATTAGCTTAACACAGCTTATCAGTTCTCCAATTACCAATTATCAATTCAGAAATTATAAAAAGGATTGGCTTTTTCAAAAAATTAACTTCCGTATGCATTTCTCTATTCATCCTCCTAGAAAATATAACCAACTTCTTAATAAGCTTTATTCTTTATATATCCCACCTGGACATATACCAGCAGAAACAGGATTACCATGTACTAAAATGTATTGGATTCAGACAAACTCAGTGATATGGCAGTTATGGATTCTTCTGGATTCAATTCATCTTATTAAGATCGGAGAAAATATAACCTATAAAAGTGTTTACAGTAATTTTATGAAGAGGGTAGATGAAGGTCATATCAATTTAAGGGTTCTTCCTTTAGTTCGTTCACAATCACATGTTTCTCATGCCATAATGGAGTATCTTCAAACACTACAATACCTTGGAATACTTAAGCGAACATCAACTACAAGTTTTAAAAAAATCTCACAAATTCTTATTCCAAATAATCATGAAACTGCTTCAAACCTTGATTTGAAAGTCATTGAAATAATAGCAAAAATGATAAAATAA
- the cls gene encoding cardiolipin synthase, which translates to MKNTLQVLIFLISIFLLLFFTKSLWEGWLLGVLSILTTLSVIFISFVIFLENRRPTQTLTWLVVLGSFPLLGFFFYLLFGRNYRKKKLFRQKALFDEEAYLRVEGNIDQLEDKIEHMEENKLLFRLAHKLAKSPITFSTDTRVLTNGEETFNEIFAQLEKASHHIHLEYYIVRDDEVGQKLKNILIDRAKKGVQVRFLYDAVGSWKLSKKYISDLKEAGVEIVAFSPVKLPFLNNKINFRNHRKIIVIDGTIGFVGGLNIGDEYLGRDKYFGFWRDTHLVVKGEAVRSLQLIFLQDWHYMTGKAYLSQDYLSPQLLEGDQFGGGVQMIAGGPDSEWEIIKNLFFAMIISAKRSIWISSPYFIPDDDILSALKIAALSGIDVRILVPQRPDKKIVFYASRSYFPILLEAGAKIYEYKDGFMHNKIIIVDGQLASIGTANMDMRSFHLNFEINAFLYKTSSTTKLVSDFLEDFDRSSLIILEEFNKRSLKQRIIESTSRLLSPLL; encoded by the coding sequence TTGAAAAATACATTGCAAGTCCTGATATTTTTAATTTCAATTTTTCTACTATTATTTTTTACTAAAAGCTTGTGGGAAGGCTGGCTTTTAGGCGTATTAAGTATTTTAACCACCTTATCAGTTATCTTTATTAGCTTTGTTATATTTTTAGAAAATCGTCGACCAACACAAACATTAACATGGCTTGTGGTACTTGGAAGTTTTCCTTTGTTGGGTTTTTTCTTTTATTTATTATTCGGTAGAAATTATCGTAAAAAAAAGCTATTTAGACAAAAGGCGTTGTTTGACGAAGAAGCTTATTTAAGAGTAGAAGGAAATATTGATCAATTAGAAGATAAAATTGAACATATGGAAGAAAACAAGCTTCTTTTTCGCTTAGCACATAAATTAGCCAAAAGCCCGATTACCTTTTCAACGGACACTCGGGTTTTAACAAATGGAGAAGAAACGTTTAATGAGATTTTTGCTCAATTAGAAAAAGCTTCACACCACATACACCTAGAATACTATATCGTTAGAGATGATGAAGTTGGTCAAAAATTAAAAAATATATTAATTGATCGTGCAAAGAAAGGTGTACAAGTAAGATTTTTATATGATGCTGTTGGTAGTTGGAAATTATCTAAAAAATACATTTCTGATTTGAAAGAAGCAGGGGTAGAAATCGTAGCCTTTTCTCCAGTAAAGCTTCCATTTCTTAATAATAAAATCAACTTTAGAAATCATCGGAAAATCATTGTAATTGATGGAACAATTGGATTTGTTGGAGGACTCAATATTGGAGACGAATACTTAGGAAGAGACAAGTATTTTGGATTTTGGAGGGACACTCATCTAGTTGTAAAAGGTGAAGCAGTAAGGTCATTACAATTAATCTTTCTCCAAGATTGGCATTATATGACTGGGAAAGCATATTTATCTCAAGACTATCTCTCACCACAACTGTTAGAAGGTGATCAATTTGGTGGTGGTGTCCAAATGATTGCTGGAGGACCCGATAGTGAATGGGAGATAATTAAGAATTTATTTTTTGCAATGATTATTTCTGCAAAGAGGAGTATATGGATTTCTTCTCCCTACTTTATTCCTGACGATGATATTCTATCTGCTCTGAAAATTGCAGCTTTAAGCGGTATTGATGTAAGGATATTAGTTCCACAAAGACCTGATAAGAAAATTGTCTTTTATGCTTCACGATCTTATTTCCCTATTCTACTGGAGGCTGGAGCAAAAATATATGAATATAAAGATGGTTTTATGCATAACAAAATCATCATAGTGGATGGTCAATTGGCTTCTATTGGTACGGCTAATATGGATATGAGGAGTTTTCATCTTAATTTTGAAATCAATGCGTTCCTTTATAAGACAAGCAGTACGACAAAGCTTGTAAGTGACTTTTTAGAAGATTTTGATCGCTCCAGTTTAATCATATTAGAAGAGTTTAATAAGCGTTCGTTAAAGCAACGAATTATTGAGTCTACCTCAAGATTATTATCACCACTTCTATAA
- the mecA gene encoding adaptor protein MecA, producing MEIERINEHTVKFYISYIDIEERGFDRDEIWYNRERSEELFWEMMDEVHQEEEFTVEGPLWIQIQALEKGLEVLVTRAQISKDGHKFDLPVDDKFPVDEKIESLLDQQFNSKSMNNDDDNISELDEESFQFLIHFRDFEDVISLAHRTELKDLNNSLYVYKDKYYLYIEFNEDFYTEEELENMLSIVLEYGDESTLTIHRLIEYGKEIVQANALKELTTYFPPK from the coding sequence ATGGAGATAGAACGTATTAATGAACATACGGTAAAATTTTATATATCGTATATAGATATAGAAGAGCGTGGATTTGACCGAGATGAAATTTGGTATAATCGTGAGAGAAGTGAAGAACTTTTTTGGGAAATGATGGATGAAGTTCACCAAGAGGAAGAATTCACTGTGGAGGGTCCGCTATGGATCCAAATTCAAGCACTCGAGAAAGGACTAGAAGTCTTAGTCACTCGAGCCCAAATATCTAAGGATGGGCATAAATTTGATTTACCTGTAGATGATAAATTTCCTGTAGATGAAAAGATTGAATCGCTACTCGACCAACAATTTAATTCTAAATCTATGAATAATGATGATGATAATATATCTGAATTGGATGAAGAAAGCTTTCAATTTTTAATCCACTTTAGAGATTTTGAGGATGTTATTTCTCTCGCTCATCGTACAGAATTAAAAGATTTAAACAATAGCTTATATGTGTATAAAGATAAGTACTATCTATATATCGAATTTAATGAAGACTTTTATACTGAGGAAGAACTAGAAAATATGTTAAGCATTGTACTTGAATATGGAGATGAATCCACCCTAACTATTCATAGACTGATTGAATATGGGAAGGAAATTGTTCAAGCTAATGCTCTAAAAGAATTAACAACATATTTCCCTCCAAAATAA
- a CDS encoding TerC family protein, which produces MDLELITSVLIIIGIDIILGGDNAIVIALACKNLPEKQRNKAIVLGAVMAIGLRIICTILAVFLLDIPFLQFVGGFFLILIAYKLLTDKQEDHSSIKGGISLSSAVKTIVIADLVMGLDNVIAVAGAAHGNFQLVVLGLIFSIPIIIWGSKLILFIMERFPIFIYVGAAILAYTAGKMMIHEEKLQYLYDQHVQVIQLVPFITIILVIVAGYFSNKFNASTA; this is translated from the coding sequence ATGGATTTAGAATTGATCACTTCAGTACTAATAATTATCGGTATAGATATCATCCTTGGTGGTGATAATGCAATTGTTATTGCCCTCGCCTGTAAAAACCTCCCTGAAAAGCAGCGTAACAAAGCTATCGTTCTTGGAGCAGTGATGGCGATCGGATTGAGGATTATTTGTACAATTCTTGCTGTTTTTCTTCTTGATATCCCATTTTTACAATTTGTTGGCGGATTCTTCCTCATTCTCATTGCTTATAAACTATTAACAGATAAGCAGGAGGACCATTCTTCTATTAAGGGAGGAATAAGTTTAAGTAGTGCCGTTAAAACAATTGTTATTGCCGATTTGGTAATGGGGCTTGATAACGTTATTGCGGTTGCTGGAGCTGCTCATGGTAACTTCCAACTAGTAGTATTGGGACTGATTTTTTCAATCCCAATTATTATATGGGGTAGTAAGTTAATTCTATTTATAATGGAACGCTTCCCGATCTTTATTTATGTTGGAGCAGCTATTTTAGCTTATACTGCGGGGAAAATGATGATTCATGAAGAAAAATTACAATATCTTTATGATCAACATGTACAGGTTATCCAACTAGTTCCTTTTATCACGATTATTCTGGTTATAGTAGCTGGTTATTTTTCAAACAAATTTAATGCTTCAACGGCATAG
- the spxA gene encoding transcriptional regulator SpxA, producing MVTLYTSPSCTSCRKAKSWLEEHHISYVERNIFSESLSIEEIKEILRMTEDGTDEIISTRSKIFQKLNINLEAMPLQDLYELIQKNPGLLRRPIIIDEKRLQVGYNEDEIRRFLPRKVRTYQLREAQRLVN from the coding sequence ATGGTTACTCTTTATACATCACCAAGCTGTACGTCTTGTAGAAAAGCTAAATCATGGCTAGAAGAGCATCATATTTCATATGTTGAAAGGAATATTTTCTCTGAATCTCTTTCTATTGAAGAAATTAAGGAAATTCTTCGTATGACTGAAGATGGAACTGATGAGATCATTTCTACTCGTTCAAAAATATTCCAAAAACTAAACATCAATCTAGAGGCAATGCCATTACAGGATTTATATGAGCTTATTCAAAAAAATCCAGGCTTACTTAGACGTCCAATTATTATTGATGAAAAGAGATTACAGGTTGGGTACAACGAAGATGAAATTCGTCGTTTCTTACCTAGGAAAGTACGTACTTACCAATTACGTGAAGCACAGCGTCTAGTTAACTAG
- a CDS encoding GNAT family N-acetyltransferase has product MNWYDKLNQYFPIEEMKSKEHIEALLTEKSDIYHKDEGKYHVLMYVELHDFIFIDYLFVSKESRGQGLGHKLIEKLKAKGKPILLEVEPIDYNDSDTEKRLKFYKREGFQHAHSIGYRRRSLATKKVNELEILYWSPNSESEDEIYNAMKRTYKLVHTYKDKEMYGESYEKVDKVLTYKQDQSKDIFRELD; this is encoded by the coding sequence ATGAATTGGTATGATAAATTAAATCAATATTTTCCGATTGAAGAAATGAAGTCAAAAGAACACATAGAAGCCCTTCTAACTGAGAAATCCGATATTTATCATAAGGATGAAGGAAAATATCATGTTTTAATGTATGTAGAGCTTCATGACTTTATTTTCATTGATTATTTATTTGTATCGAAAGAGTCAAGAGGTCAAGGTTTAGGGCATAAGTTAATTGAAAAATTAAAGGCTAAGGGGAAGCCGATACTTCTTGAGGTCGAACCGATTGATTATAATGATTCTGATACAGAAAAAAGGCTAAAGTTTTATAAAAGAGAGGGTTTTCAACACGCACATTCTATTGGTTATCGAAGAAGGTCTTTAGCTACTAAAAAAGTAAATGAGTTAGAAATTCTTTATTGGTCACCTAATTCTGAATCAGAAGATGAAATTTATAATGCAATGAAAAGAACGTATAAGCTTGTACACACATATAAAGACAAAGAAATGTACGGAGAATCGTATGAGAAAGTAGATAAAGTATTAACTTATAAACAAGATCAATCGAAGGATATTTTTCGTGAATTAGATTAA
- a CDS encoding putative glycoside hydrolase, giving the protein MWKRSTLLISVIFITLMMSQNVFAEPVQLGADNHPFKQLNRETRVIPEKPARFKFDSGLSFEYPEAVRGIYVTGHSAGGSRFKELLSLIEKTDLNSMVIDIKDDHGFLTYKPKKDSTYSEIGQNYIKDPRKLLENLSERDIYPIARVVVFKDTVLAKKKPELSFRENGKVWANNRGESFVNPYLKEVWDYNVGIAIEAAKLGFKEIQFDYVRFPEGFEKRDKQLKYGLGEYEKDNNGELPSRVHAVTDFVEYAKKSLEPYDVKVSVDIFGYSATLPEAPGIGQNFSEISEHVDIISSMIYPSHWTSYFGIAKPDLEPYRLISEYAKFEKKKLNELDQKPISRPWIQDFTASWLGSGNYIVYGKDEVEAQIKALNDNGITEFLLWNAGNTYTKGVDYTP; this is encoded by the coding sequence ATGTGGAAAAGAAGTACGTTACTAATTTCTGTAATATTCATCACATTAATGATGTCGCAAAACGTCTTTGCTGAACCAGTTCAACTAGGTGCAGATAATCATCCGTTTAAACAGCTGAATCGAGAAACAAGGGTTATCCCTGAAAAGCCTGCAAGATTTAAGTTTGATTCTGGTCTTTCATTTGAATATCCTGAAGCTGTGAGAGGGATTTACGTGACCGGCCATTCTGCTGGTGGGAGTAGGTTTAAAGAACTTCTTTCACTAATTGAAAAGACTGATCTTAATTCAATGGTCATTGACATTAAAGATGATCATGGCTTTTTAACCTATAAACCAAAAAAGGATTCAACCTATTCTGAAATTGGACAAAACTATATCAAAGACCCACGAAAACTTTTAGAAAATCTTTCAGAAAGAGATATTTATCCGATTGCTCGAGTAGTTGTTTTTAAGGATACTGTTTTAGCGAAAAAGAAACCTGAGCTCTCATTTCGGGAAAACGGAAAAGTTTGGGCCAATAATAGAGGAGAATCTTTTGTTAATCCTTATTTAAAAGAAGTTTGGGATTATAATGTAGGAATTGCAATAGAAGCAGCAAAATTAGGCTTTAAAGAAATTCAGTTTGATTATGTTCGTTTCCCAGAGGGATTTGAGAAACGAGATAAACAGTTGAAATATGGATTGGGCGAGTATGAAAAAGATAACAATGGTGAGCTGCCAAGTAGAGTACATGCTGTAACAGATTTTGTTGAATATGCAAAAAAAAGTTTGGAGCCATACGATGTTAAGGTTTCTGTAGACATATTTGGATATTCTGCTACTTTACCTGAAGCACCCGGAATTGGACAAAATTTTTCGGAAATATCCGAGCATGTCGATATAATATCATCGATGATTTATCCTAGCCACTGGACTAGTTATTTTGGAATTGCCAAGCCTGATCTTGAGCCATACCGACTAATTAGTGAATATGCAAAATTTGAAAAGAAAAAACTTAATGAATTAGATCAAAAACCGATATCAAGGCCATGGATTCAGGATTTTACTGCTAGTTGGCTTGGAAGTGGGAACTATATAGTATATGGTAAAGATGAGGTAGAAGCCCAGATTAAAGCATTAAATGATAATGGAATAACTGAGTTTCTTTTATGGAATGCGGGAAATACCTATACAAAAGGAGTCGATTATACTCCATAA
- a CDS encoding ABC transporter ATP-binding protein, whose amino-acid sequence MANKEKLVEIKNLKQYFNVGKPNLVKAVDGISFDIYKGETLGLVGESGCGKSTTGRTIIRLYDATDGQVLFEGKNVHGKKSKAELKEFNRKMQMIFQDPYASLNPRLTVADIVAEGIDIHGLASDKKDRMSKVYELLETVGLNREHANRYPHEFSGGQRQRIGIARALAVEPEFIIADEPISALDVSIQAQVVNLLKKLQEEKGLTYLFIAHDLSMVKYISDRIGVMYFGNIVELADSDELYNNPIHPYTKALLSAIPLPDPQSERTRQRLIYDPKDHNYGSNDNVKLREIKPGHYVSCSEQEFEEYKRQNNI is encoded by the coding sequence ATGGCTAATAAAGAAAAATTAGTGGAGATAAAAAATCTAAAGCAATACTTTAATGTTGGAAAACCAAATCTTGTTAAAGCTGTAGATGGGATTTCGTTTGATATATATAAAGGAGAAACATTAGGTCTTGTTGGTGAGTCAGGTTGTGGAAAATCGACTACTGGACGCACGATTATTCGACTTTATGATGCAACAGATGGACAGGTACTATTTGAAGGGAAAAATGTTCACGGAAAAAAGTCGAAAGCCGAATTAAAAGAATTTAACCGTAAGATGCAAATGATTTTCCAAGATCCTTATGCAAGTTTAAATCCTCGATTAACTGTTGCAGATATTGTAGCAGAAGGTATTGATATTCATGGACTGGCTTCTGACAAAAAAGATCGTATGAGTAAAGTGTACGAATTGTTAGAAACGGTTGGATTAAATCGAGAGCATGCGAATCGCTACCCACATGAATTTAGTGGTGGTCAGAGACAACGAATTGGGATTGCCAGGGCATTAGCCGTTGAGCCTGAATTTATAATTGCTGACGAACCCATTTCGGCTCTTGACGTTTCAATTCAAGCTCAAGTAGTAAACTTATTGAAAAAACTTCAAGAGGAAAAAGGTTTAACGTATTTATTTATTGCACATGACCTTTCAATGGTTAAATATATCAGTGATCGTATTGGTGTAATGTATTTTGGTAATATTGTTGAATTAGCAGATAGTGATGAATTATACAATAATCCAATTCATCCATACACCAAAGCGTTGTTATCTGCAATTCCTTTACCAGATCCTCAGTCAGAACGAACAAGACAAAGATTGATCTATGACCCTAAGGATCATAATTATGGATCGAATGATAATGTGAAGCTAAGAGAAATCAAGCCGGGTCATTATGTTTCGTGTTCTGAACAAGAATTTGAAGAGTACAAAAGACAAAACAATATCTAA
- a CDS encoding ABC transporter ATP-binding protein, with protein sequence MAKILEVNDLHVSFETFAGEVQAIRGVNFDLNKGETLAIVGESGSGKSVTTKSIMGLLPNGIGKVKQGEIIFNGKDLAKASEREMQKIRGKEISMIFQDPMTSLNPTMKIGVQIMEGLIIHQKHSKGAAKEKAIDLLKLVGIPNPEARFNQYPHQFSGGMRQRVVIAIALACNPKVLIADEPTTALDVTIQAQILELMKDIQKKIDTSIIFITHDLGVVANVADRVAVMYGGKICEIGTVDEVFYNPQHPYTWGLLSSMPSLDSDGELYAIPGTPPDLLYPPKGDAFAPRNEFALQIDFEMEPPMFKVSETHYAATWLLHPDAPKVVPPVAIQERRAKYSSNQKAEQKGDE encoded by the coding sequence ATGGCAAAAATATTGGAAGTGAATGATTTACATGTATCATTTGAAACCTTTGCAGGTGAAGTACAGGCAATTAGAGGAGTTAACTTTGATTTGAATAAAGGTGAGACACTAGCAATCGTTGGAGAATCTGGTTCAGGTAAATCTGTTACTACAAAGTCTATAATGGGGCTTTTACCTAACGGAATTGGGAAAGTTAAACAAGGTGAAATTATTTTTAATGGAAAAGATTTAGCAAAAGCTAGTGAGAGAGAAATGCAGAAAATCAGAGGGAAAGAAATTTCGATGATTTTCCAGGATCCGATGACCTCACTTAATCCGACCATGAAAATCGGTGTTCAAATCATGGAAGGTTTGATTATCCATCAAAAACATAGCAAGGGTGCTGCGAAGGAAAAGGCGATTGATTTATTGAAACTTGTAGGTATACCGAATCCTGAAGCGAGATTCAATCAGTACCCACATCAGTTTTCTGGTGGAATGAGACAACGCGTGGTCATTGCGATTGCATTGGCTTGTAATCCTAAAGTACTTATTGCTGACGAACCTACAACGGCCCTTGATGTAACGATTCAAGCACAAATATTAGAATTAATGAAAGATATCCAAAAGAAGATAGATACGTCAATTATCTTTATTACCCATGATTTAGGTGTGGTAGCCAATGTCGCTGACCGGGTGGCGGTAATGTATGGCGGTAAAATTTGTGAAATTGGTACTGTAGATGAAGTCTTCTATAATCCTCAGCACCCCTACACATGGGGATTACTTAGCTCTATGCCAAGCTTGGATTCAGACGGAGAATTATATGCGATTCCTGGAACACCTCCAGATTTATTATATCCTCCAAAAGGAGACGCGTTTGCACCACGAAATGAATTTGCTTTGCAAATTGATTTTGAGATGGAGCCACCGATGTTCAAGGTATCAGAGACACATTATGCAGCAACTTGGCTGCTTCATCCAGATGCACCAAAGGTAGTGCCGCCAGTTGCAATTCAGGAACGTAGAGCAAAATATTCCTCTAATCAAAAGGCAGAGCAAAAGGGGGATGAGTAA
- the opp3C gene encoding oligopeptide ABC transporter permease, translating to MKQNLENLPKELFKPAQLDTHKGEEITKPSLTYWQDAWRSLRKNKAAIFGLILIIVVAFLAIFGPMMNNHGFDDQDLSRAKLPPKVPVLEHVSWLGLDGTMEAPDGSGVVDVYEQKGITDYFWFGTDGLGRDLWTRVWSGTRISLYIALLAAVIDMIIGVAYGGISAYYGGRTDNVMQRIIEVLVGIPNLVVVILMILVLEPGIISITVALTITGWVGMARIVRGQILKLKNQEFVLASKTLGSKDSKIITKHLIPNVAGVIIINTMFTIPSAIFFEAFLSFIGLGLQPPTASLGTLIEDGYKSIQIFPHIMIFPAIVISALMIAFNLMADGLRDALDPKMRD from the coding sequence ATGAAACAAAACTTAGAGAATTTACCAAAAGAATTATTTAAACCAGCTCAATTAGATACCCATAAAGGGGAAGAAATTACTAAACCAAGTTTAACTTATTGGCAGGATGCTTGGAGAAGTTTAAGAAAAAATAAAGCAGCTATATTTGGTCTAATTCTTATCATCGTGGTTGCATTTCTTGCTATTTTTGGACCGATGATGAATAATCATGGATTTGATGATCAAGATTTATCTCGTGCAAAGCTACCTCCGAAAGTGCCTGTGTTAGAACATGTAAGCTGGTTAGGATTAGACGGTACTATGGAAGCGCCTGATGGTAGTGGTGTAGTAGATGTATATGAACAAAAAGGAATAACGGATTATTTTTGGTTTGGAACTGATGGTTTGGGACGTGATTTATGGACTCGTGTATGGTCTGGAACACGTATTTCTTTATATATTGCTCTTTTAGCAGCAGTCATTGATATGATCATTGGAGTTGCCTATGGCGGAATCTCTGCTTATTATGGTGGTCGAACTGATAATGTTATGCAAAGGATTATTGAAGTATTAGTTGGAATTCCTAACTTGGTAGTTGTAATATTAATGATCCTTGTACTAGAACCAGGTATTATTTCGATAACTGTTGCATTAACAATTACAGGTTGGGTAGGGATGGCCCGGATTGTCCGTGGTCAAATCTTAAAGTTGAAAAACCAGGAATTTGTCTTAGCATCAAAGACCTTAGGTTCTAAGGATTCAAAAATTATTACGAAACATCTCATACCTAATGTGGCCGGCGTTATTATTATTAATACAATGTTTACAATTCCTAGTGCGATCTTCTTTGAAGCATTTTTAAGCTTTATTGGATTAGGATTACAACCACCGACAGCTTCACTCGGAACATTGATTGAAGATGGTTATAAATCAATTCAAATCTTCCCTCACATTATGATCTTTCCTGCAATTGTGATCAGTGCGCTTATGATTGCATTTAACTTAATGGCAGATGGATTACGTGATGCCTTAGATCCAAAAATGCGCGACTAA
- the opp3b gene encoding oligopeptide ABC transporter permease has translation MAKYLIQRIFYMFITLFIIASATFFLMKLMPGTPFTAEDKMTEQQQAVVKEKYGLNDPVPIQYLKYMGNLMQGDLGVSFQFDGRDVTGLILDRIGPSAYLGFQSMIFGTIIGVLFGILAALKQNTIYDYGSTILAVSGKAIPSFVFAGLLQYFIAVELEWLPVAFWDGFEYTILPTIALAMFPLATTARFMRTEMIEVLNSDYILLARAKGVRPFTIAFKHAMRNALIPIITVLGPLAVSLMTGSLVIEKIFSIPGLGEQFVRSITSNDYPVIMGTTLFFAGLFIFIVLVVDILYGIIDPRIRLAGGKK, from the coding sequence ATGGCTAAGTACTTGATTCAAAGAATATTTTATATGTTTATTACCCTATTTATCATTGCATCAGCCACATTCTTTTTAATGAAGCTAATGCCGGGTACTCCATTTACAGCCGAGGACAAAATGACAGAACAACAGCAAGCTGTCGTTAAAGAAAAGTATGGATTAAATGATCCTGTACCGATACAGTACCTAAAATATATGGGGAATCTAATGCAAGGTGATTTAGGTGTTTCCTTCCAGTTTGACGGTAGAGATGTAACAGGGTTGATTTTAGATCGTATTGGCCCATCAGCTTATTTAGGATTTCAATCAATGATCTTCGGTACAATTATTGGAGTGCTTTTTGGGATTTTAGCTGCATTAAAACAAAATACTATATATGATTATGGATCTACAATTTTAGCTGTTTCAGGAAAAGCAATCCCTTCATTCGTTTTTGCTGGACTTCTCCAGTATTTTATCGCGGTAGAACTAGAATGGTTACCTGTCGCATTCTGGGATGGATTTGAATATACGATTCTACCTACCATTGCACTAGCAATGTTTCCATTAGCAACAACTGCAAGATTCATGAGAACTGAAATGATAGAAGTTTTAAACTCAGACTATATTTTATTAGCGAGAGCTAAAGGAGTCCGTCCATTTACAATTGCTTTTAAACATGCGATGAGAAATGCATTAATACCGATTATTACAGTACTAGGGCCTCTAGCAGTTAGTTTGATGACGGGATCTTTAGTAATAGAAAAAATATTCTCAATCCCAGGACTAGGTGAGCAGTTTGTTCGCTCAATTACATCAAATGATTACCCAGTAATTATGGGAACAACATTATTCTTTGCAGGATTATTTATCTTCATTGTTTTAGTTGTAGATATTTTATATGGAATTATTGATCCTCGTATAAGATTGGCTGGAGGTAAAAAATAA